AAAGTTAAAAAGCCCTTGTCAAGAGCTTCTTTTTCAATCCAAGGTTTTAACACCGATACGATTTTTATACTCTTGATACGTTTCAGTGTGCATGAGAGCTTTGGCATTTTTGACCCGATCTGCTGTTGGTGGTTTGACCCCTTCCAAAGGATATGGAATACCGAGCTCACGCCATTTGAACTCACCCATTGTATGGTAGGGAAGGATTTCAAATTTATCAACATTTTTCAAGGTCTTTACAAACTCGCCGAGCTTAATCAAGTGTTCGTCAAAGTCTGTCAAACCAGGTACCAAGACATGGCGAATCCAGACTGGAACTTGTTTATCAGACAGATATTGAGCAAATTCCAAGATATTCTTATTAGGTTGACGGGTCACAAACTTGTGTTGTTCAGGATCAATCTCTTTGATATCCAGTAGAACCAAGTCAGTTACAGCCAAAAGTTTGTCAACAACTTCATGATACTCAGGAGTATTGCGGTAAGCAAACCCACAAGTATCAAGCGTACAGTGAATTCCTAGCTTCTTAGCCTCTGTAAAGAGGGCAGTGACAAAATCAATCTGAAGCATGGCCTCACCACCTGATACAGTGATACCACCATGCTCACCCCAGAAATGACGGAAACGAAGAGCCTCATCTAAGACATCTTCAACCG
The DNA window shown above is from Streptococcus salivarius and carries:
- the pflA gene encoding pyruvate formate-lyase-activating protein, whose protein sequence is MAEIDYSQVTGLVHSTESFGSVDGPGIRFIVFMQGCKMRCQYCHNPDTWAMESNKAVERTVEDVLDEALRFRHFWGEHGGITVSGGEAMLQIDFVTALFTEAKKLGIHCTLDTCGFAYRNTPEYHEVVDKLLAVTDLVLLDIKEIDPEQHKFVTRQPNKNILEFAQYLSDKQVPVWIRHVLVPGLTDFDEHLIKLGEFVKTLKNVDKFEILPYHTMGEFKWRELGIPYPLEGVKPPTADRVKNAKALMHTETYQEYKNRIGVKTLD